From the genome of Eucalyptus grandis isolate ANBG69807.140 chromosome 2, ASM1654582v1, whole genome shotgun sequence, one region includes:
- the LOC104437352 gene encoding LOW QUALITY PROTEIN: germin-like protein subfamily 1 member 7 (The sequence of the model RefSeq protein was modified relative to this genomic sequence to represent the inferred CDS: inserted 2 bases in 2 codons) — MKFLPISFFILALATAIALAYDPSPLQDICVATNNLDSGVFVNGRFCKDPNQATADDFLFMGLRNPGNTANPLGSXVTPAFVNQFPGVNTLGXSMARIDFAPGGLNPPHLHPRGSEVQFVAEGMLLAGFVTSNQLNNTFFTKVLYKGDVFAFPIGLIHFQLNIGNTYALAFSSFSSQNPGIITVANAVFGAKPPISVDVLTKAFQLDKKVVDYLQAQFWYDNN; from the exons ATGAAGTTTCTTCCCATTAGCTTTTTCATCTTGGCTTTGGCAACTGCCATTGCTTTAGCTTACGACCCAAGTCCTCTTCAGGACATATGCGTGGCCACCAATAACCTGGACTCTGGAG TATTTGTGAACGGAAGGTTCTGCAAGGACCCGAATCAAGCCACAGCTGATGATTTCCTCTTTATGGGGTTGAGGAATCCAGGAAACACAGCAAATCCGCTTGGAT AAGTCACACCGGCTTTCGTCAACCAATTTCCGGGAGTCAACACTCTTG TATCCATGGCTCGCATTGACTTCGCTCCTGGCGGCCTAAATCCTCCCCACCTTCACCCACGTGGCAGCGAGGTTCAGTTTGTGGCCGAGGGTATGCTACTGGCTGGCTTTGTCACATCCAATCAATTAAACAACACTTTCTTCACCAAAGTATTGTACAAGGGAGACGTATTTGCATTCCCTATTGGTCTCATTCACTTCCAGTTAAATATCGGAAACACATACGCACTGGCATTTTCCAGTTTTAGTAGCCAGAACCCTGGAATCATCACTGTTGCTAATGCCGTCTTTGGAGCAAAGCCACCCATCTCTGTTGATGTTCTCACCAAGGCCTTCCAATTGGACAAGAAGGTTGTTGACTACCTCCAGGCGCAATTTTGGTACGACAACAACTAA